From the genome of Lotus japonicus ecotype B-129 chromosome 6, LjGifu_v1.2, one region includes:
- the LOC130722662 gene encoding cytochrome P450 71D11-like has protein sequence MAPQIHELLTLLSFFLSMILALIMVRKNLRKINSIPNIPPGPWKLPIIGNIPHLVTSMPHRKLRDLAIKYGPLMHLQLGEIFTIVVSSAECAREVMKTHDIIFASRPHLLATDILLYDSTDIAFSCYGDYWRHLRKICATELLSLRRVKSLWSIREKEITTLIKWIASKEESEINITDAVLSILYTSFSKAAFGKKYEDKEEFLSAIKQIPKLAGGFYLADLFPSAKWLQNISGMRSKLEKMHQRLDRILENIVNDHRDARSRAKEALVEAKGDLIDVLLNFEDSGTDLDFHLTSNNIKAIIMDVFVAGTETIATAINWAIAEMMKHPRVLNKAQVEVRKVFYRRRKVDETGIDELKYLKLVIKEALRLHPPAPLLVPRECREACEINGYNIPVKSRILVNVWAIGRDPKYWAEPDRFYPERFIDSSIDYTGNSFEYIPFGAGRRICPGMNYGMANVEQILAFLLYHFDWRLPNGMKNEDLDLTEEFGGTMKRKCDLYLIPTITHPLPGI, from the exons ATGGCTCCTCAAATTCATGAGTTGTTAACCCTTTTGAGTTTTTTCCTATCCATGATTCTTGCACTTATTATGGTAAGGAAGAATCTAAGAAAAATTAACTCAATTCCAAATATACCTCCAGGTCCATGGAAGCTACCTATCATAGGAAACATACCCCATCTTGTTACATCTATGCCACATCGAAAATTAAGAGATCTGGCCATAAAATATGGACCCTTGATGCATCTGCAACTTGGGGAAATCTTCACCATTGTTGTTTCCTCAGCAGAGTGTGCTAGGGAGGTGATGAAAACCCatgatattatatttgcttCAAGGCCTCATCTTCTAGCCACAGATATTCTGTTATATGATTCCACAGACATAGCCTTTTCATGTTATGGTGATTATTGGAGGCATCTTAGGAAGATCTGTGCCACCGAGCTTTTAAGTTTAAGACGGGTGAAATCTCTTTGGTCaatcagagagaaagagatcaCTACTCTCATCAAATGGATTGCTTCAAAAGAAGAATCAGAGATCAATATTACTGacgcagttctttcaatcttgtaCACAAGCTTTTCAAAGGCTGCATTTGGCAAGAAATATGAGGACAAAGAAGAGTTCTTATCAGCGATAAAACAAATTCCAAAGCTTGCAGGGGGTTTCTACCTAGCAGACTTGTTTCCTTCAGCTAAATGGCTTCAAAACATTTCTGGGATGAGGTCTAAGCTTGAGAAGATGCACCAAAGACTGGACAGGATTTTGGAGAATATCGTTAATGACCATAGAGATGCAAGGTCAAGAGCTAAAGAAGCTTTGGTTGAAGCAAAGGGAGATCTAATTGATGTTCTCTTAAATTTTGAGGATAGTGGCACCGACTTGGATTTTCATTTAACTTCAAATAATATCAAGGCGATAATCATG GATGTCTTCGTTGCTGGGACTGAGACTATAGCAACAGCCATTAATTGGGCAATAGCTGAGATGATGAAGCATCCAAGAGTACTGAACAAAGCACAAGTTGAAGTGCGGAAGGTGTTTTATAGGAGACGAAAGGTTGATGAAACTGGCATTGATGAGCTCAAATATTTGAAATTAGTCATCAAAGAGGCCCTAAGATTACACCCTCCTGCTCCTCTTCTTGTTCCAAGGGAATGCAGAGAAGCCTGTGAGATCAATGGCTACAATATACCTGTTAAAAGCAGGATCTTGGTCAATGTTTGGGCAATTGGAAGGGATCCAAAATATTGGGCTGAACCAGATAGGTtttatcctgaaaggtttatTGATAGTTCCATTGACTACACAGGAAATTCTTTTGAGTATATCCCATTTGGTGCGGGAAGGAGAATTTGCCCAGGCATGAACTATGGTATGGCAAATGTTGAGCAGATCCTTGCGTTCTTATTGTATCATTTTGATTGGAGGCTACCCAATGGGATGAAAAACGAGGACTTAGACTTGACAGAGGAGTTTGGAGGTACTATGAAAAGAAAATGTGATCTATACTTGATTCCCACAATTACTCATCCTTTGCCTGGAATTTAG